The following nucleotide sequence is from Cercospora beticola chromosome 2, complete sequence.
CGGATCCGAGGAAGTGTTGCTGTTGGATTGTATTGTTCGTAGTACATCACAATTTCTTGACTCTACACATTCTTCTCTTGTTCAAGCTCAATTTCCTAAAGACTTGATTTTCTGACTCAGAGCATACCGATCATTCAAGATGTCGAACGGCAAGACTTTCACGCTCAACAACGGCGTTTCCATCCCTGCAGTGGGCTTTGGCACTTTCGCCAACGAAGGCTCCAAAGGCGAGACTTACAAAGCTGTCACACACGCTCTCAATGTCGGTTACCGTCACCTTGACTGCGCGTGGTTTTACCAAaacgaagatgaagtcggTGATGCAGTAGTCGATTTCCTCAAATCCAACCCTTCCGTCCACCGCAGCGATATCTTCATCTGCACAAAAGTCTGGAACCACCTCCACGAGCCTGAAGAAGTGAAATGgagcttgcagagctcgCTGAAGAAATTGAAAGTCGATTATCTGGATCTTTTCCTCGTGCATTGGCCAATTGCAGCGGAGAAGGACGAGAACTACAACCCCAAGTTGAACGAGAAGGGACAATATGTGATCAAGGAAGAGTTGACAAACAACCCACGACCCACATGGAGGGCAATGGAGGAGATCTATGAGTCTGGTAAAGCCAGAGCGATCGGTGTCTCCAACTGGACAGTCCCTGGTCTTAAGGATATGCTCAGCTGGGCAAAGGTCAAGCCCGCAGTGAACCAGATCGAGATTCATCCTTTCCTTCCAAACGAGGAATTGGTCAACTTTTGCTTCGAGAACAACATTTTGCCTCAGGCCTACTCGCCGCTCGGATCGCAGAACCAAGTTCCAACGACGGGCGAGAAGGTTAACACAAACAAGACCTTGAACGAGATTGCGGAGAAGGGTGGCAATACCCTTGCTCAAGTGCTGATCGCTTGGGGTATTCGCCGAGGATATGTTGTTCTGCCGAAGAGCTCGACGCCTTCCCGAATCGAGAGCAATTTCAAGAGCATTGATCTGAGCGACGAAGATTTCG
It contains:
- the GLD2 gene encoding Glycerol 2-dehydrogenase (NADP(+)), giving the protein MSNGKTFTLNNGVSIPAVGFGTFANEGSKGETYKAVTHALNVGYRHLDCAWFYQNEDEVGDAVVDFLKSNPSVHRSDIFICTKVWNHLHEPEEVKWSLQSSLKKLKVDYLDLFLVHWPIAAEKDENYNPKLNEKGQYVIKEELTNNPRPTWRAMEEIYESGKARAIGVSNWTVPGLKDMLSWAKVKPAVNQIEIHPFLPNEELVNFCFENNILPQAYSPLGSQNQVPTTGEKVNTNKTLNEIAEKGGNTLAQVLIAWGIRRGYVVLPKSSTPSRIESNFKSIDLSDEDFEAVNAVAKGRHTRFVNMKGDFGYDVWPEDSQIADVQK